One window from the genome of Planctomycetia bacterium encodes:
- a CDS encoding Gldg family protein, whose translation MSDMTYNTKHSRFAMIVMFVLSVAALIGAISLFTKAYNQVSETEPKSALTKPENAGEKAQSAASMSSAFSQATGNPWFWFCLLNFIVLLGLGLFYLARLSSAEARSQSSQQDKQWGKLGFFAMFSLVGFLTVICLAIPYTWMRSGELLNRQGWSTMQPWLIVLAYVVGLGSMFASLLAIKSEERSSAGLRRWIYGYNAFLGALLFLAILGVVNAWFALYGPEPSDWTSENIYSLSPATKKLVKSIEKPVRVYVILRPDTLLEQDVLGTLNNCKALNSQLEIVELPLVRSNVKQLDELIKKYEVLRDATGFAQGLLLVQDPSSNTPLSTFISEEDLEEVTGGMRGMGPGQRFYKGEQAIYSALRDFRQEKKKVTIYFTQDSGELSIDENAARNQREALASRSIVALKQRIEKAGYVVKPLNLGQLESDGKTLSAIPEDALMVIVADPLRMTPEKASVLENYLKRPKKDGVDSGKLIVLLNTHFGQDGKVLPTGLEGILNTYGVQVGQDVVFTISEQNPMHVPVAPASMVSNLPTDAEISQSIEGIFRNATSNLDFKEARSVKPVSASVGFDTKSLLFAVAQPIQTPSGTRMFVWTENQKIPQPKEYLKKLIESKDILKKIDSHIPPTVAVTVRDQGAQLPPQQPGMPPMPGKPGSPRMVVFGDASFITDAELRTSGEMGANLMFSCLAWGRGKAELDSGDVKPIERKSYRLRMSSETLTRVVWLPLIWLLLGVILLGVGVAILRRR comes from the coding sequence ATGTCTGATATGACTTATAACACGAAACATTCTCGATTTGCCATGATCGTCATGTTCGTGTTGTCTGTGGCTGCATTGATCGGTGCGATCAGTCTTTTCACCAAGGCTTACAACCAGGTATCTGAAACGGAACCGAAATCAGCGCTCACCAAGCCTGAGAACGCCGGCGAAAAAGCACAATCAGCAGCATCGATGAGTTCTGCCTTCTCGCAGGCTACCGGCAATCCGTGGTTCTGGTTCTGCCTGTTGAATTTCATTGTTCTTTTGGGCTTGGGTTTGTTTTACCTGGCACGACTCTCTTCCGCAGAAGCTAGATCGCAGAGTTCACAGCAGGACAAGCAATGGGGCAAACTGGGTTTCTTTGCCATGTTCAGCCTGGTTGGGTTCCTGACTGTAATCTGCCTGGCTATTCCTTATACCTGGATGCGGTCAGGAGAACTGCTTAACCGTCAGGGTTGGTCAACGATGCAGCCCTGGCTGATTGTGCTTGCCTACGTGGTGGGTTTGGGAAGCATGTTTGCCAGCCTGCTGGCCATCAAATCGGAAGAACGCAGCAGTGCCGGGTTGCGTCGGTGGATTTATGGCTACAACGCTTTTCTCGGTGCGCTCTTGTTCCTGGCTATCCTGGGTGTGGTGAATGCCTGGTTTGCCTTGTATGGCCCGGAACCTTCAGACTGGACCAGCGAAAACATCTATTCACTCAGTCCTGCGACCAAGAAGCTGGTGAAATCGATCGAGAAACCGGTCAGAGTCTACGTCATCCTTCGACCTGATACTCTTCTGGAGCAGGATGTTCTGGGGACGCTCAACAACTGCAAAGCTCTCAACTCGCAACTGGAAATTGTCGAGTTGCCTCTGGTGCGAAGCAACGTCAAGCAGTTGGACGAATTGATCAAGAAATATGAAGTCCTCCGCGATGCAACAGGATTTGCTCAAGGGTTACTGCTGGTTCAGGACCCCAGCAGCAATACGCCGCTGTCCACGTTCATCAGTGAAGAAGATCTCGAAGAAGTGACTGGCGGCATGCGTGGCATGGGGCCGGGTCAGCGGTTCTACAAAGGTGAACAGGCCATCTATTCTGCACTACGCGATTTCAGACAGGAAAAGAAGAAAGTAACCATCTACTTCACCCAGGACAGTGGGGAGCTCTCCATCGATGAGAATGCTGCCCGGAATCAGCGTGAGGCACTGGCATCGAGGTCCATCGTGGCATTGAAACAGCGTATTGAGAAAGCAGGGTATGTTGTCAAGCCACTGAATCTTGGTCAACTGGAATCGGATGGCAAAACACTTTCTGCCATTCCCGAAGATGCCTTGATGGTAATAGTAGCTGACCCATTACGCATGACGCCAGAAAAGGCATCGGTACTCGAAAACTACCTCAAGCGCCCCAAGAAAGATGGCGTCGATTCGGGCAAGCTCATTGTTTTGCTCAATACACATTTTGGTCAGGATGGCAAAGTACTGCCAACTGGTCTGGAAGGGATTCTCAATACCTATGGAGTGCAGGTTGGGCAGGATGTGGTGTTTACGATTTCTGAACAAAATCCCATGCATGTACCTGTAGCGCCTGCTTCCATGGTAAGCAATCTCCCCACTGATGCCGAGATTTCTCAAAGTATCGAAGGCATCTTCAGAAACGCCACTTCGAATCTTGATTTCAAGGAAGCACGGAGCGTTAAACCTGTTTCAGCCAGCGTTGGATTTGATACTAAATCACTGTTATTCGCTGTGGCTCAGCCTATTCAGACTCCGTCAGGAACACGAATGTTTGTCTGGACTGAGAATCAGAAAATTCCTCAGCCTAAAGAATACCTTAAAAAACTGATTGAATCCAAGGACATCCTCAAGAAGATTGATTCCCACATTCCTCCCACGGTTGCAGTAACCGTTCGCGATCAGGGAGCACAACTGCCCCCTCAGCAGCCCGGCATGCCGCCGATGCCCGGCAAGCCGGGATCGCCACGCATGGTCGTGTTTGGTGATGCCTCCTTTATTACCGATGCTGAGCTGAGAACGTCGGGAGAAATGGGCGCGAATCTCATGTTTTCCTGCCTGGCCTGGGGACGAGGCAAGGCAGAACTCGATTCGGGCGATGTCAAACCCATCGAACGGAAGTCGTATCGGCTTCGCATGTCCAGCGAAACGCTGACGCGTGTCGTGTGGCTGCCACTCATCTGGCTGCTATTGGGCGTCATATTGCTTGGTGTCGGTGTTGCGATTCTTCGCCGTAGATAA